The DNA segment GCTGGTGTGACGCAGGTGCCCTGCCCGATAATAGCGCAAGATATAGGGGTGTTACTGTGTGATTTGGCTGAATCTGGCCTGTTTACGCGTGGCACTTGAAAACAAAGCTTGCACGGCCAACCGTCCGTTGGCAGCATATCATTAGCGACTCGCGGTTGCTTTTGACCGCATCATAGGGAGAATTGCTTGGGCATCAGCGCCTTGACCCCCCCGACCGCCGCGACAGGCAGCGCGCCTTCGCATCTGGAATTTTCCGATAATCGCCTGCTGGTCGATCTTTGCGGTGAGTATGATCGCAATCTGACCCAGCTAGAAAGCCATCTTGGCGTTCAGATTATCCGGCGTGGCAACCAACTGGACATCATCGGGACCGAAGATGCGCGCGATCACGTGAGCCGCATTCTTGAAGCGTTGTATGAACGGCTGGAGGACGGCCGCAGCGTGGAGCCGGGGGATGTGGCGGCACTGATAAAGCTTGGCGCCACCCCGGATACGCCAGAGGGTCCGGCCGAGCAGATGGAGATGTTCCGCACGGGTCGGCTGGAAATCCGCACGCGCAAGAAAATCATCGCCCCGCGCACTAAGGCGCAGCAGGATTACACCCGCGCATTGCTGAACCACGAGTTGAATTTCGGCATTGGTCCTGCGGGCACTGGCAAAACCTATATCGCGGTGGCGGTTGCAGTGCAGATGTTCTCGGACGGGCTGGTCGACAAGATTCTGCTGTCGCGTCCGGCGGTCGAGGCGGGCGAGCGGCTGGGCTTTTTGCCCGGTGATATGAAGGAAAAAATCGACCCTTATATGCAGCCGCTTTATGATGCGTTGAATGATTTTCTGCCCGGCAAGCAGTTGCAAAAGCTGATGGAGGAGCGCCGCATCGAGATTGCGCCGCTGGCCTTTATGCGGGGGCGCACATTGTCCAACGCGTTCGTGGTGCTGGATGAGGCACAGAACGCCACAGAGATGCAGATGAAAATGTTTCTGACCCGTTTGGGCGAAGGCTCTCGCATGGCGGTCACGGGTGACCGCAGCCAGATTGACCTGCCGCGCGGTGTCAATTCGGGCCTGCGTGCCGCAGAGCGGATTCTGGACGGCGTCGAGGGGGTTGGGTTTAGCTATTTC comes from the Roseinatronobacter monicus genome and includes:
- a CDS encoding PhoH family protein, yielding MGISALTPPTAATGSAPSHLEFSDNRLLVDLCGEYDRNLTQLESHLGVQIIRRGNQLDIIGTEDARDHVSRILEALYERLEDGRSVEPGDVAALIKLGATPDTPEGPAEQMEMFRTGRLEIRTRKKIIAPRTKAQQDYTRALLNHELNFGIGPAGTGKTYIAVAVAVQMFSDGLVDKILLSRPAVEAGERLGFLPGDMKEKIDPYMQPLYDALNDFLPGKQLQKLMEERRIEIAPLAFMRGRTLSNAFVVLDEAQNATEMQMKMFLTRLGEGSRMAVTGDRSQIDLPRGVNSGLRAAERILDGVEGVGFSYFTSADVVRHPLVARIIQAYERDEEKVS